A segment of the Crassostrea angulata isolate pt1a10 chromosome 10, ASM2561291v2, whole genome shotgun sequence genome:
gaaatttttgaaacatgcaaaatatattgttgccgattttgtgaagtaaattgaggctaaatatttcaatgcgttgacagttttcacacatgacgttggtgttagcttgttccgattttcgtttcgttttcataatttctgcttgtaacctgggaactatcgtctgtattaattatttcgtgatttttacgtatcaaatcaaacagagactttggtaaatcaaacagttaactgtttacctgcgcaaattgagcgaaatctgatgtatcaaaaaataatgaaatacaattcattctatcggtaattcgatcggcattatcttttgcgtaatggtagattaatgaaataggttttgttgcgatgctcggcattttctcgagtttattcagtttaaataaagtttggcattgctgacggaaatatgtaggtatatacatgtatatatatgattcatttcgaaaaaataaattgtgttctttatttgttatagtgaatgtttcttgtgtttaattgttttcaatttctatttactaaccatatttgagtgttaagcttcaaattataagcaagatacagagatttgctcacaattctatgtttgtacacagatcttaaaaactaaagattaaaaaagtaaaaaatttatcaatatttattaagaaaattttcaaagtctgttcgttcagaaaccaactttaacatcttattgtattgtaaacttaacattttttcatcattattactcttactgtacatgtgatccttcactgtgtttgtgtacatttgtataaactgattttgaacctcaaataccagtgaactggtcttgagtgaataaaagaatataaaatcttaggccattctttttttccattttaaatgctgaataggaaataccaagttaaaaatcataagctgaatgtaataaactcatgtgaacaaaatatgaatcaaacctaggcgaactgtgagctctgtatcctgcttataattctacaattgacgctgaaattttggttgaacattagaaaatttttatgaattagagtatgttaaatacttgtacaaacaaaataaaagaatgatactagtattctgtatatatctactctctggggccctctctttatacaataaataatgtgaaatctacatcaattttgatagtttttcagacacgagtaaataaaaacgacatctttaaaacagtttccatatttctgacacatttctgttgtggggataaagtaattatcgctattcctaagaatatcacagcggaaaattattctggtttgtacgcgaagtaaataacagtcatttaattataatggagaagacaaataaattttttgaatgtttttaatttgatgaattgagcacattgaggtacaattttcttcttcacatctatacatgtagggtttttaaaataaaaaacaataactattattttttttaatacaataactagtaagtacttagtagttgatgaaaaaaatgtacctatatgctctcatatattttgatcgctttacaaagtggggggggggggggcagaacgaaaatatagggatttggaagttaacaactttacagtatacctctaccaaatatttagttttatatcttgcgtagaaatttcttattctggtaaaaaataatatttcatgaaggtacaatgtcaaagattatatgtatacaaaatagtgtaaaattcgaatactttacaatatttatattttgtttttctaccgagggaccatatgacacaatatcttttgaacgcccattgttgctcaggtgagcgatgtggccccatgggcctcttgtttatattaaaggggaaggaaagtcaaaaacacattttatttaaattaataaagtGGTTTCAATTATCACACATGGTcatgctgttttaaaaataaactacatTAAGCTTTAATGCACGTTTGAAGTTGAAAAATCGTATTTactggaggctgacatgatgtagaactcttttgtattaaaaacaaataacaaaaaaattattttgacgtcacaccatctattccaatttgatttacataatacaatataaacaGTGCTCTGAATAAAACGCTTGTTCATGCCTTTCTGTTACTCAAGTATCCGACTGAGCAAATTTGATTATGTTTAGGTTCAcacgtcaatctaaagaataaatatatttatgtataaatatatgcatttttattaaataaatgacagctgttaatctgctattatttaaagtaattttgatTCCAAGTCAAGTTCTTCGCTCACCGCATAAGCACGTTATATTTGTAATCggaatgtataaaatacaattcattctctAAAGTCGGAATTACCATGTCAAAATTTGTCTACGATACTTGGCATCTGTTGACAATTTCCACAACCACGCGGAGATTAATTCCTCCAACAATTACCTCCGCTTTGAGATTTTAACGAACATGCTCTGTTTGACGTTGGTTTGTAATTTAGTGGAAAGTCAAAGGTTaaagaacggtctcaaatcgaaattgtttcaaatttgtCATTTATAGTAAATATAATGATTTGATAATTAATATACTGATGCTATGTTGATAAAACAAACCAGAAtggatggtgtgacgtcatacattaaTGTTCAATATGGCAGCTCCCATAGCAGCGGGAAATTTAAATTAGGCgatcgattttcttgatttatttattgttccgggggttttaatgaaaataaaaacgatTTACAATTAAAGTAGATGATAAGTAgttgatttattgtacaacataaTTGtagtttccttcccctttaatcGTTAGTCAATTTCTAGATTTTTGTAATTTGCTCTTTAGTCTTAATGTTCCAGAAAGGTTTTGGAGGCACGCAGCGAATCGAACTTgcgtcattttttttacataagtTAGATATCCTATTTTAATTGCGCCTCCGTGGCCGGTAAGTTAACTTCACCATTATGTGTATTTATCAcacattttaatataaaatcatgCGTGTAAAACCAGATTTGTTTTAATGGAATTGAAGACATCGAAAAACTGGAACAAGGTTGCAAGCCTCAATCAGTGGTCAATTTGAATTGGCCGATTtctcttatcaaaatatttgatataatattatacttCAAGATTGATTGAATACTTTGACCAGAAGTGACAATATCTATaatgaaaacttaattttaCCATAACAGATTACCGTTGCTGTGGAATTTTGGAATCAATGATGAATGAATGAAGAAGGATTTTCTATAAAACATGCAACAataatttcttgtttaaaattttacagcCGAATACAATAGTTACCAATGTGCAACCAATTCGTCAGCAATTTGAACTCTCACACACGTGCACGGTACTTTGTTTTCGTTAAGAAATTCTAGCATATTGTTCTTTCCTGAAATATTACAAGGGTATAACTGGAACACAGAATATTTAAGATAGAAGATTTActgtattaattaattaagttgTATATTAAAGATTAGTTTTAGACTAGTAAGCTGTTGACACCTCTTTCCTAGGCCTGCttgacaagtaaaaaaaattttcacagCATTTTATCAAGTGACTAATCAAGTTCCCAAATCTTTTtgcattgtttaattatttcttaatgaaaaaaaatctgtgttTTCATTTGCGACAATGCGCTAATGACGCCATGCCGCTTGATTTTATAATCATTGATAACATCAATAGGATCTAGTAAGGAATGGAGACTAGGTGTTTCATAACGATTTATTCTACAATATCCAACACATCAACGTACATTTAACGGAATCAAACGCAGATAGGAGGGAACGTCATGGAGTATTATcatcatgaaaataaataagaGGTTCCGAATAAATTatctgagagtactcgaacggCATGCTCTCTCGggtatcaaatataaataaatcacaGACCTTAGAATCACAAAGCATGCGCGCTCGAAAGTTACCCTGCGTAGTAGCTAAACACATATTACGATTCAATGGAAACACCCCACGGCGTTATAATGCAGCGCTCTGGAGCGAGCTATCGGGACTCCTCACTTTGTGAGGATAACACAGTTTTCTCTGACGGCACACTCGTGTTGGAGGTCCGGCCACTTGGCGGGTCGGGCAATGGCTTGTCTGCCGCCAAAAAACTCGTGTCTGAAGCACTGTCATCTAAAACGTCCGCTGGTAATAAAGTGCTCTTTTCTGACGTCACATTGACGTCATCACTGGGTTTTGTCACTGGAGGTTCCTTTATAACCTCGTCCTGAGTTTCTTCTGTCTGTTTTTCTCTCTccttctctttctctttctcaaGCGCTTCTTTATCGGCCAGTTCCCGCCATTTTTTCAAGTTTGCACTGCAAAGTAAAAAATGTgagattttctttatgaaatgaacCATGGTCAGAAAAGTACACGAGAaagctaaaaataaatatcaacttACACGGCTCCGTTCACCATCGGTTTTGTTTCCGGCAAAATTTGTGCCATCACTTCATAACAGGGTAGACAAATACCCACCAGAAATCCAACCTAAAAGACGGGAGTAACATTAGTGACTAGTACTCTAGTTTTAAGTATGGGACAGTGGAAACAGGGGAAACAATACGATTGAATTGCAAAGAAAACAACTTTCTACGAACTTAAAACAGTCTATACATGTGATTGCATATTAGTTGTAAGGTGGAAGGAATTATTTGATTAGCTTATCAAATCATCGTACTGTGTGAATGATTTCAATTGGAATGAATTTTCTATAATAAAGCAGATTTATTGATAGACAAATAGGATGCCTTTTTGCAGACATAAATTTTACTTCATTGCTGACACAAAGTTTAGAATCCTTTACATACAGTTACATTATAGCTCTAAACATTCTTGTCCGAATTTCCTCGTATTTTATTTGCGTGACCTGGTTACCTCTAGGTGGGGTAATTCGTTCTTTTTCTGTCTGTCCATCATTGGCATGGGGGTCAGCCCCTGTGATCTCTCCTCGTCTCCCTGGGGAATGTTAGTACAGAGTGTTAGGATTGTGAGGGGGTCAAACTGTGCAGATTCCCATTAACATACATCTTATAAAGGCAATCAGCTATACTGGACACTGGAGATTTATAACTGATCGTCTTTCAATTCAACGATATGgatccattaagctgatttcaCGATCATTTTCAATAGAATGACAGAGTTAaggtttgtttttatatttactagCTATATCCCCAAAATATtccttttgaaatttttaaacccTGTACAAAATGTTCAGTAATCCTATTCCTAACAATGATAAATCCCAATGTGTATTGGTTTAATATGCGGTTCTAATATTCAATATTCCTAAGCGCAAGACATGCCCAATTTAAGGCCATATAATAAAAACTATTTAGAAGACCAACGACATATAAATGATAAGAACTTAAACCAATATCCTTCAAATTTTAATGGATGACAATAAAACAAACATCGCAGTGAGCCTTATTTTTCGGGAGAGAATCGATTTTTTAggatctattttatttttgtaaatgagtGGGAGTCTTGTACATGGAGGGATCATCCACGGACATTTTTATTGTGCTGATCACGTGCAAGGCAGTCAAACGTATTAATCCTGGTTATGACGTATGTACCTGGGATTCCGGGAGTTCGTTTACTTTGTCGCGATCCATAATAGGGTTCTGGACATaaccaattttgattttctctTGATCTCCCTTAAACGTAAATACCAGTTTCATAAAACTAACAAAACCATTGCTGTTGTCTGATTGTTTCCAAAACAAAAACCCATGGATTTAGTTGAACATATACGATTAGATTTATATACCAAAGTGTTTACCTGTTGAGATGCATTATGGGATATGCAACAATCTTATCTAACATTTTTGGGGATGATATCTTTTTCATAGTTTTACTTTAAgatgtaaaaaatattctgtAAAGTACTGTATTCGATTTCTGTTATCTTTTCTGACAAAAAAGAAAGCAGTCTTTTCTGGTGAGGCGCGAGACTTTACCTGCTGCCAGAACTCCTCCATTATGACGTCAACCAGTTGCACCTGGAGTTTCCAGGGTTTGTACATGGAGCACAGATCGGCAGCAGTCATACTGTTGGCCATTACAAGCCGCCTGAAATCACAACATCAAAATACAACAAATACACCACAACAGCACCCAAGCCCCAGATACTTACCTTACTATTGATAGGTCGTACAAAGAACAATTCGTTTTTTACCCCAACCcttcataagtacatgtatctaagcATTGACTTTCTGTGGTAAAAGGTAAAGTCATTGACATAGAGCAAAGCTCCAAAACAAAGCCTGGCtgttaatataataaataatgaaaagcCGGTGATACAATGAGATGTTAACAGTAAGCCCTTCCTGCTTGAACATGATATCTATGTATGTTGATGATAACTCAAAGGAACTCCCCaaacgaccccccccccaaaaaaaaaaaacaaaaaaaaaaactcgtacacaaatttaaaaaaaataatttctgtgTTTACAGGGTTTACCAACATCTATTTTTACTGATAAAGTATCGAAAAGGTGCAATGAAAATTAAGGTATAATACTTCTGACCAGTTTAGAAAGGAAAATACAATTCAGTTTGGATAGAATGTACATACCACTTTCTATGGGAGATTTTTTCGTTTTTGGCAAGGTGTATGGGTTTAGAGGAACAAATGCTtcgttttttgtgttttttgtttgtctTGTTTTGCTTCGTTTTCCTAATCTGTAATTTTAGTgctttttccaaaaatatacttTACAACACTGACAAAGCACTTACGACCACAGTAGCTTCTAAGTGTATATAATGAAAGGGCATGCAAAAGACAGAAAGTCTCCACAGGCATGCAGAGAGTACCTCTTTATAGAACTCATCGAAAATCGACTTGACCAGGTCTAGTTGAATATCCCAAGGTTTTGCGCTTGCGCAAAGATCGCAGCCCGTTATGATAACGGCTTGAAGAAGCATTCTAAGAAATTAAGAAATCGGTCTATAAATAGCCTCCCGATGAGAAGCAGGTGACTGAGTTTCCATACTGTTCAGAAACCTTCAGTAATGTGATGCTTGATGCAAACATTTGTTCTCAGaatgaaattttggaaaatgacAGGTGATTCATATGATGAAATTCAGAAGGTGAGTTAGATATGAATATCCTGAACCCTAATGATGATATGAGGGGTAATGCACTGTCTTGTACGAAGGAAGGTCCCTTACCTGTGGTCCGCATTGTCCCAGGAAAACTCGCCCTTGTCGGCAATATCCTGGAGACGAGACCTATTGGCAAAGAACAGTGCCAAGTCTGTGGCTAGTATACAATGGCGGATATCGCTCAGAATCTGAAACGAGTATCATTAGTTTTCATCACCAATTTTTATTCTTGATGATCTATCTACATATCACTCTTTCTTATAATGTATTATTCTCACCTGTTTGTATTCCGCTGAGGAAagatgtttgaaaatgttgtgACCTTCATTCtgaaaagcaaaacaaaagatttgctCAGCTTGATAATCCAACACttatttattatgaaatgctGGTGCCATGACCAGGATACTTACCTGTAAAATGGTAACGGTGTGGTTAAAATGATGGTGCTCCATTGTAGAGGTGGAGTATATGGCAGCCAGAGGGGAGGCACTCTTGACCATAAAAGCGTTAGTTTTCCCTCGGTGATCAAGATCATGACAGAGACAAGCGACGTATAAGGCCAAACACTGAAAAAGACACACATATCCTGAAATTACTACACACTATCCTTAATAAtgctaaaaatatcaataaacagtTTAGtataattcaaaatgaaatagaGTCTGCTATTTCAAATACGTTGAAATTATCAAACCATAAAACAAATACTAGTAGAGTACATTCTGCTAGATCGATTTAAATATCTCACCTCTATGGGCGTGAATCGGTGCTCTGACGTTTTGATGACGGTGAACATGGCGTGGGCCACGGAGAAGGCGTGGGCCCAGTTGTGGTAGGGGACGTTCCGGTAGTTTTTGCGTACGGTGAGGGTGAATCTAATCATGTCGTCCAGGTCAAACCTTCTGAACAAAGACAAACGGTTAAAGCAGACGGGGTCCCAGCTGTGTACACAACACAATTCAGCAGACACTTCTAATACATCTATCCGGTCTTTGACATTTTACAACATCTGATGTATACCAATACTTTTCACATTACTATTATTTGGTCAAGAGTTCGtgcgacttttttttttatctactgCATATAAAGTATCAAAAGtctaataattttaaatatacttcAGTACATTTGTATGAATATCTGTAAGCGAATACCAGTCATACCggtgtttgtttggtttttttagaCAAAAAGACCTCAAAAGTGTTTTTATTTACTGGTATGTGTAGTGTAgatattattcttattttccAATGTCAAATACATACTGTAAGGTTTGTTATTGGCTTATATTTAACAAATCACATGCCTTcaacacaaaaaacaaaaagttattcTTTGCCAAACACTTATATCACAAAACTTAGTAGCACAACACGGCATTTATTCCGCGACACGTTTGAAAGAGACTGGGGACCTGTCTAGGAGAATCTTGTGTCTATTGATCAAACTCAGCTGACGGACTGAAGGAAATGGAGGCCGGATACACTAATGAGGTAGCGCTGTGGCGTTCGTTGGACTAATGGCAATGACAAAGAGTCGCCGAGCTTGCAACATTTTAGCCGGCAAAATTGTCTGAAAATGCGGTCCCTCGTACAGAGAACTTTATTTTGTGGTCATTTTTAGATTCATCACGACTATGTGGATGACGCGATGGTTtgcaaaaattcaatttcaaaatcattaattaatatatatggTTCATGTCTTTTTTTATAGTGAATGCTAGAAAACCACTGATAGGTTAACTGCTCTTAAAAAAACATGCATAATTTTTCTGAAGGAATAACATGTTATTAAAcgcatattaaaaaatacaataaaacaataatagTGAAGAGatgatataaataatgaaattaacaGTAACACCAGCACAACAACGAGGTATACACTTAGCGCGGTGAAGCAATTAAACATATATTAGTTagtgaaatatttgttttgggGAAGAACTAAGTTTTTTAGAGTCACACAGCATGACTGAAAAATCAGAATAGGATACATGGCTACATGCGATAAAGTGTACACGTACGTAACAAGTGTAAAGTTTAAACTTGGAGAATAATACGATAAACAGTTCAAGAGAAGAGGTTGTTTACAGAATCTGTGAGGATTACTTTGGTATAGGTTTGTACGGGGCTACATCAATACGATTATAGTAATCTAGCTGGTCTATGTATGGTTATACATGAGAACTAGTATACATAAGTTAAAACCAGAAATTTGTGGGAAGGGTTGACAGAGTGTCTCTAAATTTATTCCAAATATCCTTTCCGattcaaacaaaaacttttgaaCTTTAACTTTTTGAGTTTTCTACATTATATCAAATACTATTGATATGGATTTCTTttcatctattttaatttttgattttttttcctaaaattatgagaaaacagaaaataattttttttttctgttttatcgtaattttagaggggaaaaatcaaaatttaaaatagataaaaagaaattcataTCTATACTGGAGAATCTTCTGTTCAATGTTTTATGTAAAGAACTCCCCAAAAcatcaaaataatgtaaacacaacatcgattgtgacgtcacacatctgcaggagaaaaaaaaacccaaagagcAGTGATTGGCTGTTAGTACGCGGAGCCGTTATATAGGAGATTTACTGACAATCATTGATCAGTCTATAGGGAAAACACacacattttgaaaattataagtgGTGTTCTCTAAAGAGCAAGAACCAGAAAGAGGCTACACTAAACGCTACTGAAAATGACAATACCtttcttcatttttgtttttactgcAAAAAACAGCATGTGATGGGACTTAGTCATTTTTCAGaagacaaaaattaaaacaggGACGATTTGGTTTTGTTGTAAAACAAATTGCTTCTTCGTCAATGGTCTTTCACACAATAACTTTAACCCAACTTTTCATTTCTAGTTATTTAATTAGACGTTTTTCTGACGAACAAGCAAGCTGCTCTATTACACAGATCGCGTTTCGTTGTGTTGGACAACATAAAATACAGGTAGAAACAACCGATAATTGGCTCAGTCTTATCACGTGACACATGTAGTATCTGAATGGTTCTTTGCGTCAAAGAGTGATGACGATAGACTTACTGGGAATGCATTTTAAAGATGTCCCTCATCATGTACAGAACATACACTGGCTTGTGGTCACTGTCTATCGCCCAAGGGGAATAATCGTAACTGCAACAAAATACAGCATAATAGATATTTTTATGTCAGATGGATAAAAGttattaaaacataaatataaaccATGTATATGCATTGAACTAAAACAGTTACGTATCTGCATTTTTGCCATAAGGGAATGACGTATGATGTCCGCAATATCGCTTGGAAAGGACTGTCGGGGTGTCTGAAATACGCGTTAAGACGGAGAACTTAAACGAGAAATTGTTCTAGAAGGTCGGGAATATGTCGCTAGGAACTGACTCTAGGATGTCGGGAATTTGTCGCTAGAGTTGGTAACTTACTCTAGGATGTCAGGAATGTCGCTGGGAATAAATAACTTACTCCGGCTAGGATGTCGGGAATATCGCTAGAAATGATAACTTACTCTAGGATGTCGGGAATGTCGATAAGAATGAGAACTTACTCTAGGATGTCGGGAATGTCGATAAGAATGATAACTTACTCTAGGATGTCGGGAATGTCGATAAGAATGAGAACTTACTCTAGGATGTCGGGAATGTCGATAAGAATGATAACTTACTCTAGGATGTCGGGAATGTCGCTAGAAATGAGAACTTACTCTAGGATGTCGGGAATGTCGCTCGGAATGGGCACGTTCTTCGTTAACATGTACTCCTCATCGTTACACTGGCTGTGGTAGGACAGCACCTCCACAGCCACGCGGTACTTCTGCTCTGACCGGCGGATCTTGTCGTACAACTgcaaaaaacaaacacattgtAACCAAATTGTTCATTGGTTAATGTCCTCATCCAAGCGTGTCGCCATGATAAGTCGTTTATCTTTCAGTTTCGCCTACAACTCTATGGtcccaaaatataaaaatctacATAGGAAAACAACTTCTACGTATTCTATTTTCATAACAAAAACTTAAGGTATTTTGGGCAATGTCCAGTATTTTCTCCGACGTAATGGTTGTCCTTACTTTAGCGTGATGTAGAGCAAGACCGCAGTAAATGGCGAAGGTTTCAAATGACTCCTCGTCCGCCTTAGTAAAGACACCGTCGATTTTATTCACCATCTGGACGACGCCAATAATACTGAAACAGAGATTAAGGCAGGCCAAACAATGGTGCTTACTGTGATACAGCATGAAACTTCAAACAGGATGTAGGTTACAACCGACGGCGGACTTACTTGCCCCGGTTGTAGATGGGCATACAGAGGATACTCTTGGTCCTGTAGCCCGTCTGGAGGTCCACGTCACGATTAAAGCGACTGTCTGTGTAGGCGTCCGCGATGTTTAGCACCTCCCCCGTGGAGGCCACGTGACCAGCCACGCCTCTGTCCATGGGGAATCTGTCCACACACAGAATTTATCAATATAAGTACTTTACTACTTGTTcgattttttaaattgctttattttaattcattaggtttattctctctctctctctctctctctctctctctctctctctctctctctctctctctctctctctctctctgtgtgtacCTGATTTCTTTCTGAGGTATATGTTCCTCCACACGTCCAGTGTCAAAGATTCGCGCGTACAGCTCG
Coding sequences within it:
- the LOC128165603 gene encoding probable 3',5'-cyclic phosphodiesterase pde-5 isoform X5, which translates into the protein MSSPVRQMTHRRLPPLPGVAPHRRQTQRSPAADMVITGVTCNPALVPHHSSRSVHSSSTMYARSPDLQPETVTQFLFDNPDFLDSFVQQHVHEDKIRQWSQRKHKVQGHNPVALTNGDLIKDQRSNWKNCVQSKKWRILQDLTKDNTTNKARVFTELAACAAESVNADGHNLYLVDEQNQLFLASKSSRNQRAPTACVGRIEPRTSLPAYVAYTKESLLTNSLLGDPRFPLGMGVETERGVSAIAVPLLHGNNLILGVVELYRNYGSMPFSPEEEEVAEMMLVWADICMEYVEMYNSMMKQRKLNDFLLAVTKSIFQDIVSMDTVIMKIMNYAKKLVIADRASLFLVDTKSRELYARIFDTGRVEEHIPQKEIRFPMDRGVAGHVASTGEVLNIADAYTDSRFNRDVDLQTGYRTKSILCMPIYNRGNIIGVVQMVNKIDGVFTKADEESFETFAIYCGLALHHAKLYDKIRRSEQKYRVAVEVLSYHSQCNDEEYMLTKNVPIPSDIPDILDYDYSPWAIDSDHKPVYVLYMMRDIFKMHSHKNKNEERFDLDDMIRFTLTVRKNYRNVPYHNWAHAFSVAHAMFTVIKTSEHRFTPIECLALYVACLCHDLDHRGKTNAFMVKSASPLAAIYSTSTMEHHHFNHTVTILQNEGHNIFKHLSSAEYKQILSDIRHCILATDLALFFANRSRLQDIADKGEFSWDNADHRRLVMANSMTAADLCSMYKPWKLQVQLVDVIMEEFWQQGDQEKIKIGYVQNPIMDRDKVNELPESQVGFLVGICLPCYEVMAQILPETKPMVNGAVANLKKWRELADKEALEKEKEKEREKQTEETQDEVIKEPPVTKPSDDVNVTSEKSTLLPADVLDDSASDTSFLAADKPLPDPPSGRTSNTSVPSEKTVLSSQSEESR
- the LOC128165603 gene encoding probable 3',5'-cyclic phosphodiesterase pde-5 isoform X7 — its product is MSSPVRQMTHRRLPPLPGVAPHRRQTQRSPAADMVITGVTCNPALVPHHSSRSVHSSSTMYARSPDLQPETVTQFLFDNPDFLDSFVQQHVHEDKIRQWSQRKHKVQGHNPVALTNGDLIKDQRSNWKNCVQSKKWRILQDLTKDNTTNKARVFTELAACAAESVNADGHNLYLVDEQNQLFLASKSSRNQRAPTACVGRIEPRTSLPAYVAYTKESLLTNSLLGDPRFPLGMGVETERGVSAIAVPLLHGNNLILGVVELYRNYGSMPFSPEEEEVAEMMLVWADICMEYVEMYNSMMKQRKLNDFLLAVTKSIFQDIVSMDTVIMKIMNYAKKLVIADRASLFLVDTKSRELYARIFDTGRVEEHIPQKEIRFPMDRGVAGHVASTGEVLNIADAYTDSRFNRDVDLQTGYRTKSILCMPIYNRGNIIGVVQMVNKIDGVFTKADEESFETFAIYCGLALHHAKLYDKIRRSEQKYRVAVEVLSYHSQCNDEEYMLTKNVPIPSDIPDILDYDYSPWAIDSDHKPVYVLYMMRDIFKMHSQFDLDDMIRFTLTVRKNYRNVPYHNWAHAFSVAHAMFTVIKTSEHRFTPIECLALYVACLCHDLDHRGKTNAFMVKSASPLAAIYSTSTMEHHHFNHTVTILQNEGHNIFKHLSSAEYKQILSDIRHCILATDLALFFANRSRLQDIADKGEFSWDNADHRRLVMANSMTAADLCSMYKPWKLQVQLVDVIMEEFWQQGDQEKIKIGYVQNPIMDRDKVNELPESQVGFLVGICLPCYEVMAQILPETKPMVNGAVANLKKWRELADKEALEKEKEKEREKQTEETQDEVIKEPPVTKPSDDVNVTSEKSTLLPADVLDDSASDTSFLAADKPLPDPPSGRTSNTSVPSEKTVLSSQSEESR
- the LOC128165603 gene encoding probable 3',5'-cyclic phosphodiesterase pde-5 isoform X3, which translates into the protein MSSPVRQMTHRRLPPLPGVAPHRRQTQRSPAADMVITGVTCNPALVPHHSSRSVHSSSTMYARSPDLQPETVTQFLFDNPDFLDSFVQQHVHEDKIRQWSQRKHKVQGHNPVALTNGDLIKDQRSNWKNCVQSKKWRILQDLTKDNTTNKARVFTELAACAAESVNADGHNLYLVDEQNQLFLASKSSRNQRAPTACVGRIEPRTSLPAYVAYTKESLLTNSLLGDPRFPLGMGVETERGVSAIAVPLLHGNNLILGVVELYRNYGSMPFSPEEEEVAEMMLVWADICMEYVEMYNSMMKQRKLNDFLLAVTKSIFQDIVSMDTVIMKIMNYAKKLVIADRASLFLVDTKSRELYARIFDTGRVEEHIPQKEIRFPMDRGVAGHVASTGEVLNIADAYTDSRFNRDVDLQTGYRTKSILCMPIYNRGNIIGVVQMVNKIDGVFTKADEESFETFAIYCGLALHHAKLYDKIRRSEQKYRVAVEVLSYHSQCNDEEYMLTKNVPIPSDIPDILDYDYSPWAIDSDHKPVYVLYMMRDIFKMHSHKNKNEERRFDLDDMIRFTLTVRKNYRNVPYHNWAHAFSVAHAMFTVIKTSEHRFTPIECLALYVACLCHDLDHRGKTNAFMVKSASPLAAIYSTSTMEHHHFNHTVTILQNEGHNIFKHLSSAEYKQILSDIRHCILATDLALFFANRSRLQDIADKGEFSWDNADHRRLVMANSMTAADLCSMYKPWKLQVQLVDVIMEEFWQQGDEERSQGLTPMPMMDRQKKNELPHLEVGFLVGICLPCYEVMAQILPETKPMVNGAVANLKKWRELADKEALEKEKEKEREKQTEETQDEVIKEPPVTKPSDDVNVTSEKSTLLPADVLDDSASDTSFLAADKPLPDPPSGRTSNTSVPSEKTVLSSQSEESR
- the LOC128165603 gene encoding probable 3',5'-cyclic phosphodiesterase pde-5 isoform X8; this translates as MSVEWLGVTCNPALVPHHSSRSVHSSSTMYARSPDLQPETVTQFLFDNPDFLDSFVQQHVHEDKIRQWSQRKHKVQGHNPVALTNGDLIKDQRSNWKNCVQSKKWRILQDLTKDNTTNKARVFTELAACAAESVNADGHNLYLVDEQNQLFLASKSSRNQRAPTACVGRIEPRTSLPAYVAYTKESLLTNSLLGDPRFPLGMGVETERGVSAIAVPLLHGNNLILGVVELYRNYGSMPFSPEEEEVAEMMLVWADICMEYVEMYNSMMKQRKLNDFLLAVTKSIFQDIVSMDTVIMKIMNYAKKLVIADRASLFLVDTKSRELYARIFDTGRVEEHIPQKEIRFPMDRGVAGHVASTGEVLNIADAYTDSRFNRDVDLQTGYRTKSILCMPIYNRGNIIGVVQMVNKIDGVFTKADEESFETFAIYCGLALHHAKLYDKIRRSEQKYRVAVEVLSYHSQCNDEEYMLTKNVPIPSDIPDILDYDYSPWAIDSDHKPVYVLYMMRDIFKMHSHKNKNEERRFDLDDMIRFTLTVRKNYRNVPYHNWAHAFSVAHAMFTVIKTSEHRFTPIECLALYVACLCHDLDHRGKTNAFMVKSASPLAAIYSTSTMEHHHFNHTVTILQNEGHNIFKHLSSAEYKQILSDIRHCILATDLALFFANRSRLQDIADKGEFSWDNADHRRLVMANSMTAADLCSMYKPWKLQVQLVDVIMEEFWQQGDQEKIKIGYVQNPIMDRDKVNELPESQVGFLVGICLPCYEVMAQILPETKPMVNGAVANLKKWRELADKEALEKEKEKEREKQTEETQDEVIKEPPVTKPSDDVNVTSEKSTLLPADVLDDSASDTSFLAADKPLPDPPSGRTSNTSVPSEKTVLSSQSEESR